A window of Tautonia plasticadhaerens contains these coding sequences:
- a CDS encoding nucleotidyltransferase domain-containing protein — protein MSGVVTADALGRLRAEAARHPYPLIFATVSGTHHYGFPSHGTD, from the coding sequence ATGAGCGGGGTCGTGACGGCGGATGCCCTGGGACGATTGCGAGCCGAGGCCGCCCGGCACCCGTACCCGCTGATCTTCGCCACGGTCAGCGGGACGCACCACTACGGCTTCCCCTCGCACGGCACTGACTAG
- a CDS encoding SDH family Clp fold serine proteinase — translation MSPDAPEQPGILPAILRRGLVAVALLSLPASTAPAAPQPAREPAEMPGYFFEVEQPIDSERADRLRSAVEAVLRSSTSRGPEPVLIFEVLPGSSEYGVSLQVADFIARKLARAEKTVAYVPEPLSGYAALVALACDEIVLGPDASIGPITPDGGEVNPGLFGFAELLGRAKGRSPDLIVGMLDPAAELLRVRTADGRVDYVLKDRLPEFEAAHAILEAEPFWQAGARGRLDADRARSEGIVRSFAADRAQVARLYDLQGVRDATGPGSGRLVPVWLRISGAIDATTGTYVGRELSRAIRDGANLVVLQLDTPGGQLRAADDLAQAILRYEDVKTVAYVRDRAMGVGALVALACDEIVFHRDGKLGKVDATVDGSSVDPLSDRDRDVVADRLASLAGQKGYPVAVARAMALPGVEVIEALDTDAAHVMLIDRAALDDEPGRFVDQGTVVPAGNVLTATADDSERLGLSRVVVGDDEQFKALYGIGDDLIQLRGPSWVDSLVGVLNTPFMSGLLLFIGFFMLVVEMKLPGIGLPAITSCLAFLLFFWSRYLGGTADGLEIILFIVGLLCLALELFVFPGFGIFGMSGVFLVLFSVVMASHTFIIPTEDFQYRQMSRTLALLVLSIAGVVVGAVLLGRFFPSLPFFDKLILRSDPDGSPDGTGEKPFFESDSPFAFLLGETGRTTTMLRPTGKARFGEIITDVIAERNFIEQDSLIQVVDVQGSRILVKQLS, via the coding sequence ATGAGCCCAGATGCGCCCGAGCAGCCCGGGATCCTCCCGGCGATCCTCCGCCGGGGGCTGGTCGCGGTCGCCCTGCTGTCCCTCCCGGCCTCGACGGCGCCCGCCGCCCCGCAACCGGCGCGGGAGCCGGCGGAGATGCCCGGGTACTTCTTCGAGGTCGAGCAGCCGATCGACAGCGAGCGGGCCGACCGGCTCCGGTCGGCCGTCGAGGCGGTGCTGCGGTCCTCGACCTCCCGGGGGCCCGAGCCGGTCCTGATCTTCGAGGTCTTGCCGGGTTCGAGCGAGTATGGCGTCAGCCTCCAGGTGGCGGATTTCATCGCCCGGAAGCTGGCCCGGGCGGAGAAGACGGTGGCCTACGTGCCCGAGCCCCTCTCGGGCTATGCGGCCCTGGTCGCCCTGGCCTGCGACGAGATCGTGCTCGGACCCGACGCCTCGATCGGCCCGATCACCCCGGACGGCGGCGAGGTCAACCCCGGGCTCTTCGGCTTCGCCGAGCTGCTCGGCCGGGCCAAGGGACGCTCCCCCGACCTGATCGTCGGCATGCTCGACCCCGCGGCCGAGCTGCTCCGGGTGCGGACCGCCGACGGCCGGGTCGACTACGTGCTGAAGGACCGCCTCCCCGAGTTCGAGGCGGCCCACGCGATCCTCGAGGCCGAACCCTTCTGGCAGGCCGGGGCCCGGGGGCGGCTCGACGCCGACCGGGCCCGCAGCGAGGGGATCGTCCGCAGTTTCGCCGCCGACCGCGCCCAGGTGGCCCGCCTGTACGACCTCCAAGGCGTCCGCGACGCCACCGGCCCCGGCTCCGGCCGGCTCGTCCCCGTCTGGCTCCGCATCTCCGGCGCGATCGACGCGACCACCGGGACGTACGTCGGCCGCGAGCTGTCCCGGGCCATCCGGGACGGGGCCAACCTCGTCGTCCTCCAGCTCGACACCCCCGGCGGCCAGCTCCGGGCGGCCGACGACCTGGCCCAGGCGATCCTCCGATATGAGGACGTGAAGACCGTCGCGTACGTCAGGGATCGCGCGATGGGCGTCGGGGCGCTGGTGGCGCTGGCCTGCGACGAGATCGTCTTCCACCGGGACGGCAAGCTCGGCAAGGTCGACGCCACGGTCGACGGCAGCTCGGTCGACCCGCTCTCGGACCGCGACCGGGACGTGGTGGCCGACCGGTTGGCCTCGCTCGCCGGGCAGAAGGGGTACCCCGTGGCCGTCGCCCGGGCGATGGCCCTGCCGGGGGTCGAGGTGATCGAGGCGCTCGACACCGACGCGGCCCACGTCATGCTGATCGACCGGGCGGCCCTGGACGACGAGCCGGGCCGGTTCGTGGACCAGGGGACCGTGGTCCCGGCCGGGAACGTGCTGACGGCGACCGCCGACGACTCGGAGCGGCTCGGCCTGTCCCGGGTCGTGGTCGGGGACGACGAGCAGTTCAAGGCGCTGTACGGGATCGGCGACGACCTGATCCAGCTCCGGGGGCCGAGCTGGGTCGACTCGCTGGTGGGCGTCCTGAACACGCCGTTCATGAGCGGTCTGCTGCTGTTCATCGGCTTCTTCATGCTCGTCGTCGAGATGAAATTGCCGGGCATCGGCCTGCCGGCGATCACCTCCTGCCTGGCGTTCCTGCTGTTCTTCTGGAGCCGGTACCTGGGGGGGACGGCCGACGGCCTGGAGATCATCCTCTTCATCGTCGGGCTGCTCTGCCTGGCCCTGGAGCTGTTCGTCTTCCCCGGGTTCGGCATCTTCGGCATGAGCGGAGTGTTCCTGGTCCTCTTCAGCGTGGTGATGGCCAGCCACACGTTCATCATCCCGACCGAGGACTTCCAGTACCGCCAGATGAGCCGGACGCTGGCGCTGCTGGTGCTCTCGATCGCCGGGGTGGTGGTGGGCGCCGTCCTGCTCGGCCGGTTCTTCCCCTCCCTGCCGTTCTTCGACAAGCTGATCCTCCGCAGCGACCCCGACGGGTCGCCCGACGGGACGGGGGAGAAGCCGTTCTTCGAGTCCGACTCCCCCTTCGCCTTCCTCCTGGGGGAGACCGGCCGGACCACGACCATGCTCCGGCCGACCGGCAAGGCCCGGTTCGGGGAGATCATCACGGACGTGATCGCCGAGCGGAACTTCATCGAGCAGGACTCGCTGATCCAGGTGGTCGACGTGCAGGGGTCTCGGATCCTCGTCAAGCAGCTCTCCTGA
- a CDS encoding ATP-grasp domain-containing protein gives MAVEPLLLVGLDPPETAELRRRLDRPVLAFETLPRIRVDRGILLVEHPRFMGHFVPVERVAYHAIFEDDFDFLAALALWEGPCLPGARGMMDLRLRLPGLVRALAVTRFGGIPRGYADRGTTVPAEGPTVAKWGNWHCGEDKARFDDAWAAEVPTLFEQFVEGEAVRIVLVGEHAWQVRMAGDGWLRSIHDPRAAFMPIDPELLDDARRLAEHFGLATVGVDYIVAPDGGRYLLEVNHVPNVTVFPEIRETYLALVVRWADEPTSD, from the coding sequence ATGGCCGTGGAACCGCTCCTGCTCGTGGGCCTCGATCCGCCCGAGACCGCCGAACTCCGTCGCCGCCTCGACCGGCCCGTCCTGGCCTTCGAGACCCTGCCCCGCATCCGGGTGGACCGGGGCATCCTGCTCGTCGAGCACCCCCGGTTCATGGGCCACTTCGTCCCCGTCGAGCGGGTCGCCTACCACGCCATCTTCGAGGACGACTTCGACTTCCTCGCCGCCCTGGCGCTCTGGGAAGGGCCATGCCTGCCCGGTGCCCGAGGCATGATGGATCTGCGGCTCCGACTGCCGGGGTTGGTCCGGGCTCTGGCGGTCACCCGCTTCGGCGGCATCCCCAGGGGCTACGCCGACCGGGGCACGACCGTGCCCGCCGAGGGTCCGACGGTCGCCAAGTGGGGCAACTGGCACTGCGGCGAGGACAAGGCCCGCTTCGACGACGCCTGGGCCGCCGAGGTGCCGACGCTCTTCGAGCAGTTCGTCGAGGGGGAGGCCGTCCGCATCGTCCTGGTCGGCGAGCACGCCTGGCAGGTCCGCATGGCCGGCGATGGCTGGCTCAGGTCCATCCACGACCCTCGGGCCGCCTTCATGCCGATCGACCCGGAGCTGCTCGACGATGCCCGACGGCTGGCCGAGCATTTCGGCCTGGCGACCGTCGGCGTGGATTACATCGTGGCCCCGGACGGCGGGCGGTATCTTCTGGAGGTCAACCACGTGCCGAACGTGACGGTCTTCCCAGAGATCCGAGAGACGTACCTCGCTCTGGTCGTCCGCTGGGCGGACGAGCCGACCTCGGATTGA
- the clpX gene encoding ATP-dependent Clp protease ATP-binding subunit ClpX, translating into MSISPNPAPLGPCPIPSPRQIVEHLDRSVIGQDRAKRTLAIAVSNHYARLLDAVDRNSPTPILGDASLRHVTIEKSNVLLIGPSGSGKTHLARALAEYLSVPFTIADATTLTEAGYVGEDVETILHKLLVAAGGDVQAAKGGIVYLDEIDKLGGGRVHGVKDLRLGVQHALLKMIEGTVANVPPSGGYKLVGETCIPFDTTNVLFICGGAFVGLEEVVAGRLGRGASFGFDRSGSDHHEEVEGVLRHVLPGDLEAFGLIPELLGRLPVIASLDRLGIEDLVRILKEPTNSLIGQYRKLLAYHRASLVISDGALREVARIAHERGTGARGLRAILERVMEPVLFDPRPWACYVVTEAAVRGGDVEVIPGMPGLGLAPLRARVAGRTAGGMKPSS; encoded by the coding sequence ATGTCCATCAGCCCGAACCCCGCCCCGCTGGGGCCGTGTCCCATCCCGTCGCCCCGGCAGATCGTCGAGCACCTGGACCGCTCGGTCATCGGCCAGGACCGGGCCAAGCGGACGCTGGCCATCGCCGTCAGCAACCACTATGCCCGGCTGCTGGATGCCGTGGACCGAAACTCCCCGACCCCGATCCTCGGCGATGCTTCCCTGCGGCACGTCACTATCGAGAAGAGCAACGTCCTGCTGATCGGCCCCAGCGGCTCGGGGAAGACCCACCTGGCCCGTGCCCTGGCCGAGTACCTGAGCGTCCCCTTCACCATCGCCGATGCGACCACGCTGACCGAGGCCGGCTACGTCGGCGAGGACGTGGAGACGATCCTCCACAAGTTGCTCGTGGCCGCCGGGGGCGATGTGCAGGCCGCCAAGGGGGGCATCGTCTACCTGGACGAGATCGACAAGCTCGGCGGGGGCCGGGTCCACGGCGTGAAGGACTTACGCCTGGGGGTCCAGCACGCCCTGCTCAAGATGATCGAGGGGACGGTCGCCAATGTGCCACCCTCGGGCGGCTACAAGCTCGTGGGCGAGACCTGCATTCCCTTCGACACGACGAACGTGCTCTTCATCTGCGGCGGTGCCTTCGTCGGCCTGGAGGAGGTCGTCGCCGGGCGGCTGGGCCGGGGGGCCTCCTTCGGATTCGACCGGTCGGGGTCGGACCATCACGAGGAGGTCGAGGGCGTCCTCCGGCACGTCCTGCCGGGAGACCTGGAGGCGTTCGGGCTGATCCCGGAGCTGCTCGGACGGCTGCCGGTGATCGCCTCCCTGGACCGGCTCGGGATCGAGGATCTGGTGCGGATACTCAAGGAGCCGACGAACTCGCTGATCGGTCAGTACCGGAAGCTGCTGGCGTACCACCGGGCCTCGTTGGTGATCAGCGACGGGGCCTTGCGGGAGGTCGCCCGGATCGCCCACGAGCGGGGCACGGGGGCCAGGGGCCTGCGGGCGATCCTGGAACGGGTCATGGAGCCCGTCCTGTTCGACCCGAGGCCCTGGGCCTGCTACGTCGTCACCGAGGCGGCGGTCCGGGGCGGCGACGTGGAGGTCATCCCCGGCATGCCCGGCCTGGGCCTGGCCCCGCTGCGGGCTCGGGTCGCCGGGCGTACCGCTGGCGGGATGAAGCCGTCATCCTGA
- a CDS encoding nucleotidyltransferase domain-containing protein: MSTLQRLTDRGLVKPPRWLPGNVQHETIMGSVAYGVSSDTSDMDVYGWAIPPKEDIFPHLRGEIPGFGKTAKRFEVFQEHHVEDADALAGHGRTYDLTIFGIVKFFQLAMENNPNVIDSLFTPTTCVLHSTRVGNLVRENRRLFLHKGAWPKFKGYAYSQLHKLATKQPQGKRAELVAEHGYDTKFGYHVVRLIGEVEQILVEGDIDLQRNNEQLKAIRRGEWTEERLRQWFAEKESQLERAYAESTLRATPDEPKIRALLLAALEDHYGSLEGCVVDPDRAVVALRNIQAELERVRDLL, encoded by the coding sequence ATGAGCACCCTGCAACGCCTGACCGACCGGGGACTCGTCAAGCCGCCGAGGTGGCTGCCGGGCAACGTCCAGCACGAGACGATCATGGGGTCGGTGGCGTATGGTGTCTCCTCGGACACCAGCGACATGGACGTGTACGGCTGGGCGATCCCACCGAAGGAGGACATCTTCCCCCACCTGCGGGGCGAGATCCCCGGCTTCGGCAAGACCGCCAAGCGGTTCGAGGTCTTCCAGGAGCACCACGTCGAGGACGCCGACGCCCTGGCCGGGCACGGGCGGACCTACGACCTGACCATCTTCGGCATCGTCAAGTTCTTCCAGCTGGCGATGGAGAACAACCCCAACGTCATCGACTCGCTGTTCACACCCACGACCTGCGTCCTGCACAGCACCAGGGTCGGCAACCTCGTCCGGGAGAATCGGCGGCTCTTCCTCCACAAGGGGGCCTGGCCGAAGTTCAAGGGCTACGCCTACAGCCAGCTGCACAAGCTGGCGACCAAGCAGCCGCAGGGCAAGCGGGCGGAGCTGGTCGCCGAGCACGGCTACGACACCAAGTTCGGCTACCACGTCGTCCGGCTGATCGGCGAGGTCGAGCAGATCCTCGTGGAGGGCGACATCGACCTCCAGCGGAATAACGAGCAGCTCAAGGCCATCCGGCGGGGCGAGTGGACCGAGGAGCGACTCCGTCAGTGGTTCGCCGAGAAGGAGTCGCAGCTGGAGCGGGCCTACGCCGAGAGCACGCTGCGGGCGACCCCCGACGAGCCGAAGATCAGGGCGCTGCTGCTGGCCGCCCTGGAGGACCACTACGGCAGTCTGGAGGGCTGCGTCGTCGATCCCGATCGGGCGGTCGTGGCCCTGCGGAACATCCAGGCCGAGCTGGAGCGGGTGAGGGACTTGCTATGA
- a CDS encoding type IV toxin-antitoxin system AbiEi family antitoxin has translation MSIEHRALEWLKRLGDETGAFQILHVETERMSASIFDKVRWDYVIETALRPFGFPVRLYVEFRDQITPQIALEVLPRLKVAASGGIPLLCTRAISKRLAEMCREADVAYLDQAGNCRLTGPGLFIYISGKSAAEVRTKSKLNPYSIKSSRIVRVMLEKPGYSWQVQELADEANVSMGLASKVKEELLQNALLVQEGKRVRIKNPKDMLAEWSEHYQVQGEEIHFYVMGKAKDIEERVGTLCEEKGYRYGLTEFSGAWRVAPMVRYERSTIYLAEGNGPLILEDIQECLKAKSVETGSNLKLRLAPDDYVFYGGEKHHGLNVVSPIQLYLDLMKSKARGEEAAQEIYERCLSPRFDKAAGTYLEPDR, from the coding sequence ATGTCGATCGAGCACAGAGCACTGGAATGGCTAAAGCGTCTCGGCGACGAAACCGGGGCGTTCCAGATACTTCACGTCGAGACGGAGCGTATGTCGGCGAGCATTTTCGATAAAGTAAGGTGGGATTACGTAATTGAGACCGCCCTCAGACCCTTTGGCTTCCCTGTGCGTCTCTACGTGGAATTTCGTGATCAGATAACACCTCAGATAGCCTTGGAAGTGCTGCCGAGGCTCAAGGTTGCTGCGAGCGGTGGTATCCCTCTCCTTTGCACGAGAGCGATCTCTAAACGCCTCGCCGAAATGTGCAGAGAGGCTGATGTCGCCTATCTGGACCAAGCTGGCAATTGCAGACTGACGGGGCCTGGTCTCTTCATCTATATCAGTGGCAAGTCGGCAGCCGAAGTGAGGACCAAATCAAAACTGAACCCATACTCGATAAAATCAAGTCGCATTGTGCGGGTCATGCTCGAAAAGCCGGGATACTCCTGGCAGGTGCAAGAGCTGGCTGATGAAGCGAATGTCAGCATGGGCTTGGCCTCTAAGGTGAAAGAGGAGTTGCTTCAGAACGCTCTGCTAGTCCAGGAGGGGAAGAGAGTTCGGATCAAGAATCCGAAGGACATGTTGGCCGAATGGTCCGAACACTACCAAGTCCAAGGCGAGGAAATTCACTTCTACGTTATGGGAAAGGCAAAGGACATCGAGGAGAGGGTAGGGACTCTTTGCGAGGAGAAGGGATACAGATATGGGCTCACCGAATTCTCTGGAGCTTGGAGGGTCGCCCCGATGGTTAGATACGAAAGGAGTACAATCTACCTGGCCGAGGGCAACGGCCCCCTAATTCTTGAAGATATCCAAGAATGTCTGAAAGCGAAGAGCGTGGAGACGGGATCGAATTTGAAGCTGAGGCTGGCACCGGACGACTATGTTTTCTATGGCGGAGAAAAGCACCATGGTCTAAATGTGGTATCGCCAATCCAACTGTACCTCGACCTGATGAAGTCCAAGGCGAGAGGTGAGGAAGCCGCCCAAGAGATATACGAGAGGTGCCTCTCCCCGAGGTTCGACAAGGCAGCCGGGACATATTTGGAGCCGGACAGATGA
- a CDS encoding lysylphosphatidylglycerol synthase transmembrane domain-containing protein, whose amino-acid sequence MTRNARNLLIHVILSAVALGLLGLAIYSNRDQIARVMERPIDTRAFVLAFLVYMAALLLTFLRWFALVRALGLPFRVVDAVRLGFIGNVFNLVIPGAVGGDVIKGAFLCREQAKKTQAVASMIIDRLLGLIGLFLLAGLAGLWAWSGSSEDVRLLIGLAWAASVAGPVGLAVLFSPTLYRPLLDLVAGKGKLGAVASELVTAAGVYRSRLPIVAGALGSAMVSHALFVLAFYLVDLALFRPDLPGIVSHYVVVPLSLFSTSVPLPFGALGLSEQVSDFLFAQVGHPGGAVAMMGYRVLMYAGGLLSVVVYLANLRQVRSLREGKDVAAGGLDAA is encoded by the coding sequence ATGACGCGGAACGCCCGGAACCTGCTGATCCACGTGATCCTCTCGGCCGTCGCCCTCGGGCTGCTCGGGCTGGCGATCTACTCCAATCGGGACCAGATCGCCCGGGTGATGGAGCGGCCGATCGACACTCGGGCGTTCGTCCTGGCCTTCCTCGTCTACATGGCCGCCCTGCTGCTGACCTTCCTCCGCTGGTTCGCCCTGGTCCGGGCCCTGGGGCTGCCGTTCCGGGTGGTCGACGCGGTCCGGCTGGGCTTCATCGGCAACGTCTTCAACCTGGTGATCCCCGGCGCCGTCGGCGGCGACGTGATCAAGGGGGCCTTCCTCTGCCGGGAGCAGGCGAAGAAGACCCAGGCGGTGGCCTCGATGATCATCGACCGCCTCCTCGGCCTGATCGGCCTGTTCCTGCTGGCGGGCCTGGCGGGGCTTTGGGCGTGGTCGGGTTCGTCGGAGGACGTGAGGCTGTTGATCGGCCTGGCCTGGGCGGCGTCGGTGGCCGGGCCGGTCGGGCTGGCGGTGCTATTCAGCCCGACCCTGTACCGCCCGCTGCTGGACCTGGTCGCCGGCAAGGGGAAGCTCGGGGCCGTCGCCTCGGAGCTGGTGACGGCGGCGGGGGTCTACCGGAGCCGGTTGCCGATCGTGGCCGGGGCGCTCGGCTCGGCGATGGTCAGCCACGCCCTCTTCGTGCTGGCGTTCTACCTCGTCGACCTCGCCCTGTTCCGCCCCGACCTGCCGGGGATCGTGTCCCACTACGTCGTGGTGCCGCTGTCGCTGTTCAGCACGTCGGTGCCGCTGCCCTTCGGGGCCCTGGGCCTGAGCGAGCAGGTGTCCGACTTCCTGTTCGCCCAGGTCGGCCACCCCGGGGGCGCGGTGGCGATGATGGGCTACCGGGTCTTGATGTATGCCGGCGGCCTGCTCAGCGTCGTGGTCTACCTGGCCAACCTCCGCCAGGTCCGCTCCCTCCGGGAGGGGAAGGACGTGGCGGCGGGGGGCCTGGACGCGGCCTGA
- a CDS encoding TolC family protein, translating to MRLREALVIVLGLLAVAAGSVTAQESGRAPTPVTPGDPRSSMLGEGPGATGAVDRDPGGSDDVVIPVGPGPEYPRVPQGITRTPEPFEPSTGFRLGIEPLAPTTDDGGAGPGRLGAVPLEELEGPADGLTIDQAMDRLLRFNLELRAQAMEIPKARADVLTAGLRGNPLVYADAAVIPYGDFEGSAGGPTEYAVNLTLPVDLNGKRRRRIAVAEAARLVTEALYQDAVRMQVDTLYTAWIDVLASQATIRFLESGLRGLEEQRSQVERQVREGTSSRSEYNTIEILIDSTDLTLLEAQETSEDAKRTLAALLSIPEAVAETFPVRGSLRGLELPPPPIDPLIRQALATRPDLVAFRLGVDRARSEVKLARANRFEDVFLTYQPFTAQEGLVAGDRASYAWAAGVTIPVPIFDRNQGNIARANQTVGQAMAQLATLERRVVLEVQRAEAAYSVTLATIRRLHEETLPAAEENLHASLRPAGPDEPDPVSSLEARRAFDDVSRQYLDALVRHRRSMFRLNTAVGARVFP from the coding sequence ATGAGGCTCAGAGAGGCGCTCGTGATCGTCCTCGGGCTGTTGGCTGTCGCCGCGGGGTCGGTGACGGCCCAGGAGTCGGGGCGGGCCCCCACGCCGGTGACCCCGGGCGACCCGAGGTCGTCGATGCTCGGCGAGGGCCCCGGCGCCACCGGCGCGGTCGATCGGGATCCGGGAGGGTCCGACGACGTCGTCATCCCGGTGGGGCCGGGCCCGGAATACCCCCGGGTCCCCCAGGGGATCACCCGGACCCCGGAGCCCTTCGAGCCCAGCACCGGGTTCCGACTCGGGATCGAGCCGCTCGCGCCGACCACCGACGACGGGGGTGCGGGCCCCGGGAGGCTCGGGGCCGTGCCGCTCGAGGAGCTGGAAGGGCCTGCCGACGGCCTGACGATCGACCAGGCGATGGACCGACTGCTCCGGTTCAACCTGGAGTTGAGGGCGCAGGCCATGGAGATCCCCAAGGCCCGGGCCGACGTGCTCACCGCCGGGCTCCGGGGGAACCCCCTGGTCTACGCCGACGCCGCCGTCATCCCCTACGGGGACTTCGAGGGCAGCGCGGGGGGCCCGACCGAGTACGCCGTGAACCTCACCCTCCCGGTCGACCTGAACGGGAAGCGTCGGCGCCGGATCGCGGTGGCCGAGGCCGCCCGGCTGGTGACCGAGGCGCTCTATCAGGACGCCGTCCGGATGCAGGTCGACACCCTTTATACAGCCTGGATCGACGTGCTCGCCTCCCAGGCGACGATCCGATTCCTGGAGTCGGGCCTGCGAGGCCTGGAGGAGCAGCGTTCGCAGGTCGAGCGTCAGGTCCGCGAGGGGACGTCGAGCCGATCCGAGTACAACACCATCGAGATCCTGATCGACAGCACTGACCTCACGCTGCTTGAAGCCCAGGAGACCTCCGAGGACGCCAAGCGGACCCTCGCGGCGCTGCTCTCCATCCCCGAGGCCGTCGCCGAGACGTTCCCGGTCCGGGGGTCGCTGCGGGGGCTGGAACTCCCCCCCCCGCCCATCGACCCGCTGATCCGACAGGCGCTCGCCACCCGCCCCGACCTGGTCGCCTTCCGGCTCGGGGTCGATCGGGCCCGCTCCGAGGTGAAGTTGGCCCGGGCCAACCGGTTCGAGGACGTCTTCCTGACCTACCAGCCTTTCACGGCCCAGGAGGGGCTGGTGGCGGGCGACCGGGCCTCCTACGCCTGGGCCGCGGGCGTGACGATCCCGGTGCCGATCTTCGATCGCAATCAGGGGAACATCGCCCGGGCCAACCAGACCGTGGGCCAGGCCATGGCCCAGCTCGCGACCCTGGAGCGTCGGGTGGTCCTGGAGGTCCAGCGGGCCGAGGCCGCCTACTCGGTCACCCTCGCCACCATCCGGAGGCTCCACGAGGAGACCCTGCCCGCCGCCGAGGAGAACCTGCACGCCAGCCTGAGGCCGGCGGGCCCCGACGAGCCCGACCCCGTCTCCAGCCTGGAGGCCCGACGGGCCTTCGACGACGTCTCCCGGCAATACCTCGACGCGCTCGTGAGGCACCGCCGATCTATGTTCCGGCTCAACACCGCCGTCGGCGCGCGGGTCTTCCCCTGA